A single region of the Cereibacter sphaeroides 2.4.1 genome encodes:
- a CDS encoding heme biosynthesis protein HemY gives MLWSLIKILIFVALVVALTFGASQLMESGGALRLAVGDLELNLGPLQAVIAALLLILAVWLFLKIVGFLFAVLRFLNGDETAVSRYFDRSREQKGLRALSEGMMALAAGEPRTAMSRAAKARKYLGQNAMTTLLNAQAAQQAGDSRRAQESYKLLLEDERTRFVGVRGLLKQKLDEGDTDTALALAQKAFEINPKHSETQDILLKLQADLHDWSGARSTLSAKMKSGALPKAVYKRRDAVLALQTAKDVFDENASIEAREAAILANKQSPDLIPAAAMAARSYLAQGNKKYATRVLKKAWEAEPHPDLAAAFAEIEPDETPAERLKRFRTLTAIHPDHDETRMLIAELSLAAEDFPGARRALGDIVARHPTQRALTIMAAVERGEGGDEAVVRGWLARALTAPRGPQWCCDNCQTVHATWAPICDNCGGFDTLSWREPTQKSTPSATGTELLPLIVGAPAARPADPMDEDVIDEKAVEPSTK, from the coding sequence ATGCTTTGGTCCTTGATCAAGATCCTGATTTTCGTGGCCCTCGTGGTCGCGCTCACCTTCGGCGCCTCGCAGCTCATGGAGAGCGGCGGCGCGCTGCGGCTGGCGGTGGGCGATCTCGAGCTCAACCTCGGGCCGCTGCAGGCGGTGATCGCGGCGTTGCTCCTGATCCTCGCGGTCTGGCTGTTCCTGAAGATCGTGGGCTTCCTCTTCGCGGTGCTGCGCTTCCTGAACGGGGACGAGACCGCCGTCTCGCGCTACTTCGACCGCTCGCGCGAGCAGAAGGGCCTGCGCGCGCTTTCGGAAGGGATGATGGCGCTGGCCGCGGGCGAGCCGCGCACCGCCATGTCCCGCGCGGCAAAGGCGCGGAAATACCTCGGCCAGAACGCGATGACCACGCTGCTGAACGCGCAGGCCGCGCAGCAGGCGGGCGATTCGCGCCGGGCGCAGGAATCCTACAAGCTGCTCCTCGAGGATGAGCGCACCCGCTTCGTGGGCGTCCGGGGGCTGCTGAAGCAGAAGCTGGACGAGGGCGACACCGATACGGCGCTGGCGCTGGCGCAGAAGGCCTTCGAGATCAACCCCAAGCACTCCGAGACGCAGGACATCCTGCTGAAGCTGCAGGCCGATCTGCACGACTGGTCGGGCGCGCGCAGCACGCTCTCCGCCAAGATGAAGTCGGGCGCGCTGCCGAAGGCGGTCTACAAGCGGCGCGATGCGGTGCTGGCGCTGCAGACCGCCAAGGACGTGTTCGACGAGAATGCCTCGATCGAGGCGCGCGAAGCGGCGATCCTCGCCAACAAGCAGTCGCCCGACCTGATCCCGGCCGCGGCGATGGCGGCGCGCAGCTATCTCGCGCAGGGCAACAAGAAATATGCCACGCGCGTTCTGAAGAAGGCCTGGGAGGCCGAGCCGCATCCCGATCTCGCGGCAGCCTTCGCCGAGATCGAGCCGGACGAGACGCCGGCCGAACGGCTCAAGCGGTTCCGCACCCTGACCGCGATCCATCCCGATCACGACGAGACGCGGATGCTGATCGCCGAACTGTCGCTGGCGGCCGAGGATTTCCCGGGTGCCCGGCGTGCTCTGGGCGACATCGTGGCGCGTCATCCGACGCAGCGGGCGCTGACCATCATGGCGGCGGTCGAGCGCGGCGAGGGCGGGGACGAGGCTGTGGTCCGCGGCTGGCTGGCGCGCGCGCTGACGGCGCCGCGCGGCCCGCAATGGTGCTGCGACAACTGCCAGACGGTCCATGCGACCTGGGCGCCGATCTGCGACAACTGCGGCGGCTTCGACACGCTGAGCTGGCGCGAGCCCACGCAGAAGTCGACGCCGAGCGCCACGGGAACCGAGCTTCTGCCGCTGATCGTGGGCGCGCCCGCGGCGCGGCCGGCCGATCCCATGGACGAGGATGTGATCGACGAAAAAGCGGTTGAGCCCAGCACAAAATAG
- a CDS encoding COG4223 family protein — protein sequence MSEPESREAGEKKRDGDAPDPQTLSTPEPVEPAAAGEPAPPAAPVDADPAPLSAAGPDSERALPDEAELMAEMPPATEPERFDPPEEAPAAPPPPPRKTEPQRSSGGPAGVVLLLLGGIAGAAGGFAYSRHAQPDWPLANYGQTAQSTAQQREIEQLRAELAAASERPAPEPAPAAGPSAEELTAAQDRAAAAEARVAELEAQLATAPAEGGAPGADTGALMAEIEALRTQIAEASGSAVSDAQAEAQARIAEAEKAAADLKAEAEAQAQAAVTAAALAQVQAAIDAGQTYRAPLDELTAKGVTVPEALSAHAEGGIPTLDTLEDEFPAAAREALAVSRRATMGDSWTSRAQAFLLSEAGVRSLAPRAGDGPDAVLSRAEAAVRAGDLQKALDEVAALPPEGQQAMAGWTDAVRKRIEAIDAVAALAAAAEGK from the coding sequence ATGTCAGAACCGGAGTCCCGCGAAGCTGGTGAGAAGAAACGGGACGGTGATGCACCCGACCCCCAGACCCTGTCCACGCCGGAACCCGTCGAGCCTGCGGCTGCGGGAGAACCTGCGCCTCCGGCCGCCCCGGTCGATGCGGACCCCGCTCCGCTGAGCGCGGCAGGCCCCGACAGCGAGCGCGCCCTGCCCGACGAGGCGGAACTCATGGCCGAAATGCCGCCCGCCACGGAGCCCGAGCGCTTCGATCCGCCGGAAGAAGCGCCCGCAGCGCCGCCACCGCCGCCCCGCAAGACCGAGCCGCAACGCAGCTCGGGCGGGCCCGCGGGCGTCGTCCTGCTGCTTCTTGGCGGCATCGCGGGCGCCGCCGGCGGCTTCGCCTATTCGCGCCACGCCCAGCCGGACTGGCCGCTTGCGAACTACGGCCAGACCGCACAGTCGACGGCCCAGCAGCGCGAGATCGAGCAGCTGCGCGCCGAGCTCGCCGCAGCGTCCGAGCGGCCAGCCCCCGAACCCGCCCCCGCAGCGGGTCCCTCGGCCGAAGAGCTGACCGCGGCCCAGGATCGCGCCGCCGCCGCCGAAGCGCGCGTGGCCGAGCTCGAGGCGCAGCTGGCCACGGCCCCCGCCGAGGGCGGTGCCCCGGGTGCCGACACGGGCGCGCTGATGGCCGAGATCGAGGCGCTCCGCACCCAGATCGCCGAAGCCTCCGGCTCGGCCGTCAGCGATGCGCAGGCCGAGGCTCAAGCGCGGATCGCCGAGGCCGAGAAGGCCGCGGCCGACCTCAAGGCAGAGGCCGAGGCGCAGGCGCAGGCGGCCGTGACCGCCGCCGCGCTGGCGCAGGTCCAGGCCGCCATCGACGCGGGTCAGACCTACCGCGCGCCGCTCGACGAGCTGACCGCCAAGGGCGTGACCGTGCCCGAGGCGCTCTCCGCCCATGCCGAGGGCGGCATTCCGACCCTCGACACGCTCGAGGACGAGTTCCCCGCCGCCGCCCGCGAGGCGCTGGCCGTCTCGCGCCGCGCCACCATGGGCGACAGCTGGACCTCGCGGGCGCAGGCCTTCCTGCTCTCCGAAGCCGGTGTGCGCTCGCTCGCGCCGCGGGCGGGTGACGGACCCGACGCCGTCCTGTCGCGGGCCGAGGCCGCCGTCCGGGCGGGCGACCTGCAGAAGGCGCTCGACGAGGTCGCGGCGCTGCCGCCCGAGGGGCAGCAGGCCATGGCCGGCTGGACCGACGCCGTGCGCAAACGCATTGAGGCAATCGACGCCGTCGCGGCTCTCGCCGCAGCCGCGGAAGGGAAGTGA
- a CDS encoding uroporphyrinogen-III synthase encodes MVPQSRPLVPAVLLTRPEAQGARFAAAPAEALGPVRLVTSPLMVPAFLVPAIPLRPDALIFTSETGVEGYRRLAAPELSDVRRAWCVGNRTARAAEAAGLAAHSAEGDAERLIAAILAADEPGPLLHLRGAESRGEVAPRLAAAGLTAAEAVVYDQRPQPLSSEARALLTDGAPVIAPLFSPRTARLLAQELARIGGTGPLWVAAMSPAVAEAAAALPVARLSVAARPDAEALLQAVKALLDAEADA; translated from the coding sequence ATGGTCCCACAATCCCGCCCCCTTGTTCCGGCCGTGCTTCTGACCCGCCCCGAGGCGCAGGGCGCGCGCTTTGCCGCGGCGCCGGCCGAGGCGCTGGGGCCCGTGCGGCTGGTGACCTCGCCGCTGATGGTGCCGGCCTTTCTCGTGCCCGCGATCCCGCTCCGGCCGGACGCCCTGATCTTCACCTCCGAAACCGGGGTCGAGGGCTACCGGCGCCTCGCCGCGCCCGAACTGTCGGATGTCCGCCGCGCCTGGTGCGTGGGCAACCGCACGGCACGCGCCGCCGAGGCCGCGGGCCTTGCGGCGCACTCGGCCGAGGGCGATGCCGAGCGGCTGATCGCGGCCATCCTCGCCGCAGACGAGCCGGGCCCCCTCCTGCATCTGCGGGGGGCCGAGAGCCGGGGCGAGGTGGCCCCAAGGCTCGCTGCGGCCGGACTTACCGCGGCCGAGGCCGTGGTCTACGACCAGCGCCCGCAGCCGCTCTCGTCCGAGGCCCGGGCCCTCCTCACGGACGGCGCCCCGGTGATCGCCCCGCTCTTCTCGCCCCGGACCGCGCGGCTTCTCGCACAGGAACTGGCCCGCATCGGCGGCACCGGCCCGCTCTGGGTCGCGGCGATGAGCCCCGCCGTGGCCGAGGCCGCGGCCGCCCTGCCCGTCGCGCGGCTCTCGGTGGCGGCCCGCCCCGATGCCGAGGCGCTCCTTCAGGCGGTCAAGGCGCTACTTGACGCAGAGGCAGATGCTTGA
- the tsaD gene encoding tRNA (adenosine(37)-N6)-threonylcarbamoyltransferase complex transferase subunit TsaD, which yields MSRPLTFLGIESSCDDTAAAVVRAEGTRAEILSSVVDGQTALHAAFGGVVPEIAARAHAERLDLCVERALEEAGLGLRDLDGIAVTAGPGLIGGVLSGVMLAKGLAAGTGLPLVGVNHLAGHALTPRLTDGLAFPYLMLLVSGGHCQFLIARGAEEFSRLGGSIDDAPGEAFDKTAKLLGLPQPGGPSVEAEAAAGDPRRFAFPRPMLDRPGCDMSFSGLKTALLRARDGLVAEKGGLTRADRADLCAGFQAAVVEVLAEKTRRALAVYAAEGAAEPALAVAGGVAANGPIRAALTRVAEAAGVRFLAPPLRLCTDNAAMIAWAGIERFRAGGRDGMELSARPRWPLDRSAPALIGSGRKGAKA from the coding sequence ATGTCCCGTCCGCTCACCTTTCTCGGCATCGAGAGCAGCTGTGACGACACCGCGGCGGCCGTGGTGCGCGCGGAGGGCACGCGGGCGGAGATCCTCTCTTCGGTGGTGGACGGGCAGACGGCGCTGCATGCGGCCTTCGGCGGCGTGGTGCCCGAGATCGCGGCCCGTGCCCATGCCGAACGGCTGGACCTCTGCGTCGAACGCGCGCTGGAGGAGGCGGGCCTCGGACTGCGCGACCTCGACGGGATCGCGGTGACGGCGGGGCCGGGGCTGATCGGCGGCGTTCTGTCGGGCGTCATGCTGGCCAAGGGGCTTGCGGCGGGCACCGGCCTGCCGCTCGTGGGGGTGAACCATCTGGCGGGCCACGCGCTCACGCCGCGGCTGACGGACGGGCTCGCCTTCCCTTATCTCATGCTTCTGGTGTCGGGTGGGCATTGCCAGTTCCTGATCGCGCGTGGAGCGGAAGAGTTTTCGCGCCTCGGAGGTTCCATCGACGATGCGCCGGGCGAGGCTTTCGACAAGACGGCGAAGCTGCTGGGCCTGCCGCAGCCGGGCGGGCCTTCGGTCGAGGCCGAGGCGGCAGCGGGCGATCCGCGCCGCTTCGCCTTTCCACGGCCGATGCTCGACCGGCCGGGCTGCGACATGTCCTTCTCGGGGCTGAAGACCGCGCTTCTGCGGGCGCGCGACGGGCTCGTGGCCGAGAAGGGCGGGCTCACGCGGGCCGACCGGGCCGACCTCTGCGCGGGCTTTCAGGCCGCGGTGGTCGAGGTGCTGGCCGAAAAGACCCGCCGCGCGCTGGCGGTCTATGCGGCCGAGGGCGCGGCCGAGCCCGCGCTGGCCGTGGCGGGCGGGGTCGCGGCCAACGGGCCGATCCGGGCGGCGCTGACCCGCGTGGCCGAGGCGGCAGGCGTGCGCTTCCTCGCCCCGCCGCTCCGGCTCTGCACCGACAATGCGGCGATGATCGCCTGGGCCGGGATTGAGCGGTTCCGCGCCGGCGGCCGCGACGGGATGGAGCTGTCCGCCCGCCCGCGCTGGCCGCTCGACCGCAGCGCGCCGGCGCTGATCGGCTCGGGCAGGAAGGGGGCCAAGGCATGA
- a CDS encoding NAD(P)H-dependent glycerol-3-phosphate dehydrogenase, protein MIGILGAGAFGTALAVTLGREQPVTLWARGGTPRLAVDLPEQVQLTADFGEALAGTVLLAVPMQALGGLLRAEAARLQGRALVACCKGVDLATGLGPTGLIAEACPGSPAAILTGPSFAADIARGLPTALTLATQDEAAGEALQRQLSTAALRLYRTTDTVGAELGGALKNVIAIAAGVVIGAGLGQSARAALMTRGYAEMQRLALALGARPETLAGLSGLGDLVLTCTSDQSRNFRYGQALGAGAAFDGSVTVEGRATARAVVDLAVRHGIDMPIAAMVDALVEGRVTLPQAIQSLLSRPLKQE, encoded by the coding sequence ATGATCGGCATTCTGGGCGCAGGCGCCTTCGGCACGGCGCTGGCGGTGACGCTCGGACGCGAGCAGCCGGTGACGCTCTGGGCACGCGGCGGCACGCCCCGGCTCGCCGTCGATCTGCCGGAGCAGGTCCAGCTCACCGCCGATTTCGGCGAGGCGCTGGCCGGGACGGTGCTGCTGGCGGTGCCCATGCAGGCCCTCGGAGGGCTTTTGCGGGCCGAGGCCGCGCGGCTTCAGGGACGCGCGCTTGTCGCCTGCTGCAAGGGCGTCGACCTCGCCACCGGCCTCGGCCCGACGGGGCTCATTGCCGAGGCCTGTCCGGGCAGCCCCGCCGCCATCCTCACGGGCCCGAGCTTCGCGGCCGACATCGCCCGCGGGCTGCCAACGGCGCTAACGCTCGCCACCCAGGACGAGGCCGCAGGCGAGGCCCTGCAGCGCCAGCTGTCGACCGCGGCGCTGCGGCTCTACCGGACGACCGACACGGTGGGGGCCGAGCTCGGCGGGGCGCTGAAGAACGTGATCGCCATCGCCGCGGGCGTGGTGATCGGCGCGGGCCTCGGCCAGTCGGCGCGGGCCGCGCTGATGACGCGGGGCTATGCCGAGATGCAGCGGCTGGCGCTCGCGCTCGGCGCCCGGCCCGAGACGCTGGCCGGCCTTTCGGGCTTGGGCGATCTGGTCCTGACCTGCACCTCGGACCAGTCGCGGAACTTCCGCTACGGCCAGGCGCTCGGCGCGGGCGCGGCGTTCGATGGCAGCGTGACCGTCGAGGGCCGCGCGACGGCCCGCGCGGTGGTCGATCTCGCCGTCCGCCACGGGATCGACATGCCGATCGCCGCCATGGTCGATGCGCTCGTCGAGGGGCGCGTGACCCTGCCGCAGGCCATCCAGTCCCTTTTGTCCCGCCCCCTGAAACAGGAGTAG
- a CDS encoding YciI family protein, translated as MRVALICTDKAGALQTRLDNRSAHLAYIAETGVVEMAGPFLSPEGQMTGSLVVLEVGSLAEAEAWAAGDPYAQAGLFESVAISEWKKVVG; from the coding sequence ATGCGCGTGGCCCTCATCTGCACCGACAAGGCCGGTGCGCTCCAGACCCGGCTCGACAATCGCTCGGCCCATCTGGCCTATATCGCCGAAACCGGCGTGGTCGAGATGGCGGGCCCGTTCCTGAGCCCCGAGGGGCAGATGACCGGCTCGCTCGTGGTGCTCGAGGTGGGATCGCTGGCCGAGGCCGAGGCCTGGGCCGCAGGCGATCCCTATGCGCAGGCCGGCCTCTTCGAGAGCGTCGCCATCTCCGAGTGGAAGAAGGTGGTGGGCTGA
- a CDS encoding EVE domain-containing protein has translation MACWLFKSEPDAWSWDQQVAKGAEGEEWTGVRNYQARNHMRAMQLGDRGFFYHSNIGKEVVGIVEVCGLSAPDSTADDPRWDCVTVRAVEPLPKPVTLEAIKAEPRLAGMVLVTNSRLSVQPVSEAEWRTICEMGGL, from the coding sequence ATGGCCTGCTGGCTGTTCAAGTCCGAACCCGACGCCTGGTCCTGGGATCAGCAGGTGGCGAAGGGCGCCGAAGGCGAGGAATGGACGGGCGTGCGCAACTATCAGGCGCGCAATCACATGCGGGCGATGCAGCTCGGCGACCGCGGCTTCTTCTACCATTCCAACATCGGCAAGGAGGTGGTGGGGATCGTCGAGGTCTGCGGCCTCTCCGCGCCCGATTCCACCGCCGACGATCCGCGCTGGGACTGCGTGACGGTCCGCGCGGTCGAGCCGCTGCCGAAGCCCGTGACGCTCGAGGCGATCAAGGCCGAGCCGCGGCTGGCCGGGATGGTGCTCGTGACCAACTCCCGCCTCTCGGTCCAGCCGGTGAGCGAGGCGGAATGGCGCACGATCTGCGAGATGGGCGGTCTCTGA
- the trpB gene encoding tryptophan synthase subunit beta — protein sequence MSAYLKSHPTHDGFFGPYGGAMLPPPLEPHFAAIREAYGRISKSADFIAELRYIRKHFQGRPTPVSHLKNLSALCGGAQIYAKREDLNHTGAHKLNHCMAEGLLARFMGKTKLMAETGAGQHGVALATAAAYFGMECEIHMGEIDIAKEAPNVTRMKLLGATVVPVGFGGRSLKEAVDSCFQSYLAQADTALFAIGSVVGPHPFPMMVRDFQHVVGVEAREQFLEMTGELPDMVAACVGGGSNAMGIFSGFLDDEVALYGIEPCGTSSKLGDHAATIAYGEDGDIHGFRTMVLKDAEGNPAPVHTVASGLDYPGVGPEHAFLHRSGRVTYTGADDREALAAFFALSRHEGIIPALESAHAVAFAMREAKAHPGKSILVNLSGRGDKDIDYVTQTFGFGETA from the coding sequence ATGAGCGCCTATCTGAAATCCCACCCGACCCACGACGGCTTCTTCGGCCCCTACGGAGGCGCCATGCTGCCGCCTCCGCTCGAGCCCCATTTCGCCGCCATCCGCGAGGCCTATGGCCGGATCTCGAAATCGGCCGATTTCATCGCCGAGCTGCGCTACATTCGCAAGCATTTCCAGGGCCGGCCCACGCCGGTCTCCCACCTGAAGAACCTCTCGGCGCTCTGCGGCGGCGCCCAGATCTATGCCAAGCGCGAGGATCTGAACCACACCGGCGCGCACAAGCTGAACCACTGCATGGCCGAGGGGCTGCTCGCCCGCTTCATGGGCAAGACCAAGCTGATGGCCGAGACCGGCGCGGGCCAGCACGGCGTGGCGCTGGCCACGGCCGCGGCCTATTTCGGCATGGAATGCGAGATCCACATGGGCGAGATCGACATCGCCAAGGAGGCGCCGAACGTCACGCGCATGAAGCTGCTGGGCGCCACGGTGGTGCCGGTGGGCTTCGGCGGCCGCTCGCTGAAGGAAGCGGTCGACAGCTGCTTCCAGAGCTACCTCGCCCAGGCCGATACGGCGCTCTTCGCCATCGGCTCGGTCGTGGGGCCGCATCCGTTCCCGATGATGGTGCGCGACTTCCAGCATGTGGTGGGGGTCGAGGCGCGCGAGCAGTTCCTCGAAATGACGGGCGAGCTGCCCGACATGGTGGCAGCCTGCGTGGGCGGCGGATCGAATGCGATGGGGATCTTCTCGGGCTTCCTCGACGACGAGGTGGCGCTCTACGGGATCGAGCCCTGCGGCACCTCCTCGAAGCTCGGCGACCATGCGGCGACGATCGCTTACGGCGAAGACGGCGACATCCACGGCTTCCGCACCATGGTGCTGAAGGATGCCGAGGGCAATCCGGCGCCGGTCCATACCGTGGCCTCCGGCCTCGACTACCCGGGCGTCGGCCCCGAACATGCCTTCCTGCACCGTTCCGGGCGCGTGACCTATACCGGCGCCGACGACCGCGAGGCGCTCGCGGCCTTCTTCGCCCTCTCGCGCCACGAGGGCATCATCCCCGCCCTCGAAAGCGCCCATGCCGTGGCCTTCGCCATGCGCGAGGCGAAGGCCCATCCGGGCAAGTCGATCCTCGTCAACCTCTCGGGGCGCGGCGACAAGGACATCGACTACGTCACCCAGACCTTCGGCTTCGGCGAGACCGCCTGA